From Saccharomyces kudriavzevii IFO 1802 strain IFO1802 genome assembly, chromosome: 13, a single genomic window includes:
- the MRPS17 gene encoding mitochondrial 37S ribosomal protein uS17m (similar to Saccharomyces cerevisiae MRPS17 (YMR188C); ancestral locus Anc_6.275), translated as MARQNFLGLVVSQGKMQKTVKVRVETKVFNKKINKELFHRRDYLVHDEGEISREGDLVRIEATRPLSKRKFFAIAEIIRNKGQQFALYESEAQLSVAKEEAQRAKEFLDKRSERERKLNEKTTLLHDIRIIQEALSKGSTPKELSEIKQRYGIQDFSRETVRQLLQLNISELEVNLEKQRDVIDSIQTRTSELLLDDTKCNQFLKEHGVEDPLCLKRNIKKNLMRKYVMMDLQQPMQ; from the coding sequence ATGGCCCGTCAAAACTTTTTAGGCTTGGTCGTCTCCCAAGGGAAGATGCAAAAGACGGTTAAGGTACGTGTGGAGACAAAAGTATTtaataagaaaatcaaTAAGGAATTGTTCCATAGAAGGGACTATTTGGTGCACGATGAAGGCGAGATATCAAGGGAAGGTGATCTGGTAAGAATAGAAGCGACAAGACCgctttcaaaaaggaagtTCTTTGCCATTGCTGAGATCATTAGAAATAAAGGTCAACAATTTGCCTTGTACGAATCTGAAGCTCAATTAAGTGTCGCTAAGGAGGAAGCCCAAAGGGCAAAAGAGTTCTTGGACAAAAGAtcagaaagagaaagaaaattaaatgaaaagaCGACCCTACTACATGATATTAGAATTATCCAAGAAGCATTGTCTAAGGGATCAACGCCGAAAGAGTTATCGGAAATTAAACAAAGATATGGTATCCAGGATTTTTCGCGGGAAACGGTGAGACAACTTTTGCAACTAAATATATCTGAACTAGAGGTCAATCTAGAGAAACAGCGAGATGTAATTGATTCTATTCAAACTCGAACATCGGAGTTATTATTGGATGATACGAAGTGTAATCAGTTCCTAAAAGAACACGGCGTTGAAGATCCTTTGTGTTTGAAGAGAAACATTAAGAAGAATCTGATGAGAAAATATGTAATGATGGACCTCCAGCAACCAATGCAATAA
- the SKDI13G3170 gene encoding uncharacterized protein (similar to Saccharomyces cerevisiae YMR187C; ancestral locus Anc_6.270): MIPFQFFPALRKKRCICWICLEDSTYDSTWLLHTCGCNLQIHKSCYIKWLYQIHVELFLSDPLDSPKGADLPIITSLKCLVDGHHDFMTTFSLAEIWETRPIWGQKSVPFQNDYLFNIMSLYTKRNNHPPYVLLKFGQCPQCKKTNFIKRPTVTTYSPVLSLFYQWQKITRYVVPLGITSSFLLNPEKTSFDLGLWQLRCLFPENVLRNMLNISTTKALDVYAQTERGLLSIPLTSSIIICGFLHYLSNISNVSANAILFKWVYLNIVKTAGNKYYKGIGLPKIILYSNLATFCYNFSLKRFFDLIYKKLIDKGGRNLYHGDFENTNHMVPVDEFFIRRSWYTILAEKIVWPLVGKCTGGLLLKLFLWAQKKFKIEWSPNCSPSEFRMIFNIIGCGTAAISWSSLKLYASYRRCLELEKINKFAEENSREEETEFF, translated from the coding sequence ATGATACcattccaattttttccagcTCTCAGAAAAAAACGCTGTATATGTTGGATATGTCTGGAGGACTCCACGTATGATTCTACATGGCTACTGCACACATGCGGTTGCAATTTGCAAATTCATAAAAGTTGCTACATAAAATGGCTGTACCAAATACACGTTGAACTTTTCCTTTCAGACCCACTCGATTCACCAAAGGGTGCCGATTTACCTATAATAACCAGTTTGAAATGCCTCGTGGATGGACATCACGACTTTATGacaactttttcattggCTGAAATATGGGAGACACGACCTATTTGGGGGCAAAAATCGGttccatttcaaaatgattACCTGTTCAATATAATGTCTCTTTATACCAAGAGAAATAATCATCCACCCTACGTTCTGTTGAAATTTGGCCAGTGTCCCCAGTgcaagaaaacaaactttATAAAAAGACCCACAGTAACGACTTATTCTCCTGTATTATCTCTATTTTACCAGTGGCAGAAAATTACACGGTATGTTGTCCCATTGGGAATCACTAGTTCATTTCTCTTGAATCCTGAAAAGACAAGTTTCGATCTTGGATTGTGGCAATTGCGCTGCCTGTTTCCTGAAAATGTTCTAAGAAATATGTTGAATATAAGTACTACGAAGGCGTTGGACGTGTATGCCCAGACTGAACGCGGTTTATTAAGCATTCCATTGACCTCTTCGATAATAATATGTGGATTCTTACATTACCTGAGTAATATTTCTAATGTGAGCGCTAACGCAATACTCTTCAAATGGGTATACCTCAATATCGTTAAAACCGCCGGGAACAAGTACTACAAGGGGATAGGATTACCCAAAATAATTTTATACTCTAATTTGGCGACGTTTTGCTACAATTTTAGTCTCAAGCGGTTTTTTGATCTAATCTACAAGAAGCTGATCGATAAAGGAGGGAGGAATTTATATCATggagattttgaaaatacGAACCATATGGTCCCCGTCGACGAGTTTTTTATCAGGCGGAGCTGGTATACTATTTTAGCAGAAAAGATAGTTTGGCCTCTTGTTGGAAAATGTACAGGAGGTCTTCTattgaaactttttctttgggcACAGAAAAAGTTTAAAATTGAATGGTCACCGAACTGCTCCCCATCAGAATTCAGaatgattttcaatattataGGTTGCGGTACTGCGGCCATTAGTTGGTCAAGTTTGAAGCTCTACGCCAGTTATAGAAGATGTCTGGAGCTTGAAAAGATCAACAAATTCGCCGAGGAGAACTCTAGAGAAGAGGAAACggaatttttctaa